The genomic region ACCCGAACCTAGCCCAAATATTCACAggctgacccgaacccgacccgttcaaccaggatttttttttaatttttttcagcaaattaatatattaaaatacatatatactacaaaaaacacaaattagatattaaaattacattaaaatcaTAAAATCTTATGTCAATTTCTATATTTAAGTTATAAGAatagcataaaatacacaccaaatttaatttataacataaaacatattgtaaaaatataatattacagaaatgggttaaacgggtcaaccgccaacccgaccaggttgacccgaacctgacccgtttagctaaacgggttgggggttcaacctgaaactgaccggGACCCGTTTAGATAACAAACTCATACAACAATAAAGAACAAAAACATTTAAAATCGCAATAGAAAAAGATGAAAGACCTCGACATTATGTGCCTGCTCTGTTCCTTTTGATTTTGGTTCATGGAACAAAATACCTGCAATCAATCACTTCTTAGCCACCTATCTATATGTATGGGAATAACGATAACGACTCACGCGTTGGGAGGGTTTATAAATTCTTTAAACCAATCGTACCGAATTAACTAACTGAATAGCAGCAAATGCCAACTGAAGCAACTCGTCTTTATTCAACACAGAATTTTCCGAAAGCAATGTCGACAAACTATCTAGCATATCCTCGAGCCTAGAACAGACTCCATTAAACGATCTACAATCAAAACATAAACCCGTTAAACCAAACAATCAAAAACCTCATTAATCAAATCAGTCATTATACATCTTACTTATTCGCATCATTAACCGTTATATCCTCTAACCCGATCCGAATCACATCAATCCACTTCTCAACATCACCCCCTGCAACGGAACTATCATTGAGGGTAAACTAAAAAAATTCCCATAGTAAAACCTTTCTTTAATCTAACATAAGAGAATTCTAATCAGTCACAATTTACAAATTATCTTTCTACGCGAAATGTGTGCTTTTTTGGTCATATTATCTATTAACTTcttaaataatattaatatttttttgatAAACCCTCAAAAATCTGATGGTTACAACCTCAAACACCAGAAACACATCAAAAACACTATCTTGTTAATTATCGATATCACTTTATCCGTTTCAAACCATAAATCCAAACACCCTTTACGCGCTACGCTCACAAAAAAAAAGATAAGAAACGAAAACCAGAcccacatacacacacacacacacacatatatatagagagagatagagatgaCCTGGGCGTTTACTGCTAACTCTCCAAACTGAAGATCGAACTCTTGTAGCTCTTGTCATCCAAATTCTCGCCTGACAAACAAAGTTGTGAAGTAACAGTAAATCAACAAACAGATATGAAACGAAAAACCAAAGAACAGAATAGAATAAAGTGCATAAAGGGGTAACAACCATGAAGTGGGAGTGGTAAATTAGTGTTATCCGGTCAAACGTAACAGTAGCCGGAACAAAAATCAAGGGTCGTCGGAATACCTGTATCACCGGTTTTATGACCGAATGTTCAAGGAAGAGTAGGGATATCAAGGATCAGTTTAGGGTTAGAAGgtgaaataataaataatagctATGTCACAGAAAACCGACCTGATTAAAAGTGTGGTCGCTAGTCACCGAAGCACCAAACGCAAATACTGATTTCAAACATCAGAACACCGATTAGCGAATTTAGATACAAATTTCGATTAAATATCTACAGATTCAGATCAAATATAAGTTGTAATCATCTGTATTGAAATCACAAACAACATCAAAATACGGAATTGCTTCCGAATATAGACTCAACATGGGTAAAAAAAATCAAACGGTGGTTACATAAAGATGCGATTAGAGAGAGAGTTCTGGCTACCGATACGAAAAGGAGAGCGAGCGGCTTTGGCTTGAGAGGATGCACGCGCCGCTGCGCTACGGAGGGATGATGACCGGAAATTGATCGGACGACAGCCGCTGTAGTCGCCATTGTGTGTGTGGTGTACGTTGTTTTGATCCGGTTGCTATCAAGGGTTTTGAGTTTTAGGAGGTATAAAGAAAGAAAGTGAAGAGGTGAATGAAATTAAGTCATCCTCTTCTACACTTGAAGTTTGATGATTGGGTTTCTGGGAATTAAACGTGGGAGGACGATTTATCCATTTTAACCCGAGATGTCTTAAAATTTTATAGAACTTCCTATTTAAATGGCTTTAAACATCTTGTGCATGTTGCTTTAAAATTGATACGTGTGGCAAAATTACCATCTTGTTTGATTTAAACCCCAAAACAAACCACCATGTTGAAGATGATTCACAGAAAACCATAAGAGCAACAATTAAACAAACGAAAATAGGTCCATCACATTCCACAATGAAAAACTTTGCCACGCATATCAAAAAATTAAGACACAAAATGATACAAATCAAAAAAGCATAGGTCTGATCATATGTACATATAGCACGTGAACCCTCTGTGAcccaacccgttttgacccgaacccaatTGACAATTTTTTAAAAGCAGCCCATTTTGAACTCAAATTGAACCCTTACACAACTCACCACCCAACCTGACCAGTACCTTTTGACACATTACATGTACAACCCCAtccaacccacccattttgcaAGCCATAATCATGACATTTTTAAACATGATTAAAAAGATGGATTTAGACCATGACATACAATCTATGATATATATGGATTAAAGAATCACTTTTAGGAGCGCATCCAGTTCATCTATAATAGCATGTCCATTATGCAGAGGATCATACCTCCTTGAGGTTGCAAAATAAAAAAGTAGTcagaaaaaaaagttaaacccAAATCAAAAAGTGTATGTGTAATGTTACTTACTTGTACAAATCGTATAACATCTGGAAGGTGCATTATAGCTTTGTCCCATAGATTACTTTAATTTAGCATTACCAAGACAATTAATCCTAATTTAAGCCACTCAAgtcaataaaattaaaaaaaaatcccaaATCCAATATCATACATTCTCATGATGAATTATCAATCATACAACCCAAACCAACATATGTAATCACGTCAACTTACAGAAAAAAGCAAACCCCAAATCGATTTCTTGTATTAAGCTTACCTTCCATGCCAATTGAAACCCTAGGAGACCTGTAAGAACATTGCTAGCAATCCAGAAAAAAGACACACATTATAAAATATGAAAGACATCTTAATTTTACTTACAATTTCACCCAGAGAGATAATCCA from Helianthus annuus cultivar XRQ/B chromosome 10, HanXRQr2.0-SUNRISE, whole genome shotgun sequence harbors:
- the LOC110884353 gene encoding uncharacterized protein LOC110884353 isoform X2, with the protein product MEVFAFGASVTSDHTFNQVFRRPLIFVPATVTFDRITLIYHSHFMARIWMTRATRVRSSVWRVSSKRPGGDVEKWIDVIRIGLEDITVNDANKSFNGVCSRLEDMLDSLSTLLSENSVLNKDELLQLAFAAIQLVNSVFCSMNQNQKEQSRHIMSRWVQVNLYGIVQYVNLIEVAIGYTIAASINLMILLQELVLMRLILRKTLHQR
- the LOC110884353 gene encoding uncharacterized protein LOC110884353 isoform X1, translated to MGQSYNAPSRCYTICTIFAFGASVTSDHTFNQVFRRPLIFVPATVTFDRITLIYHSHFMARIWMTRATRVRSSVWRVSSKRPGGDVEKWIDVIRIGLEDITVNDANKSFNGVCSRLEDMLDSLSTLLSENSVLNKDELLQLAFAAIQLVNSVFCSMNQNQKEQSRHIMSRWVQVNLYGIVQYVNLIEVAIGYTIAASINLMILLQELVLMRLILRKTLHQR
- the LOC110884353 gene encoding uncharacterized protein LOC110884353 isoform X4 encodes the protein MEVFAFGASVTSDHTFNQARIWMTRATRVRSSVWRVSSKRPGGDVEKWIDVIRIGLEDITVNDANKSFNGVCSRLEDMLDSLSTLLSENSVLNKDELLQLAFAAIQLVNSVFCSMNQNQKEQSRHIMSRWVQVNLYGIVQYVNLIEVAIGYTIAASINLMILLQELVLMRLILRKTLHQR
- the LOC110884353 gene encoding uncharacterized protein LOC110884353 isoform X3 — protein: MGQSYNAPSRCYTICTIFAFGASVTSDHTFNQARIWMTRATRVRSSVWRVSSKRPGGDVEKWIDVIRIGLEDITVNDANKSFNGVCSRLEDMLDSLSTLLSENSVLNKDELLQLAFAAIQLVNSVFCSMNQNQKEQSRHIMSRWVQVNLYGIVQYVNLIEVAIGYTIAASINLMILLQELVLMRLILRKTLHQR